The sequence below is a genomic window from Poecile atricapillus isolate bPoeAtr1 chromosome 15, bPoeAtr1.hap1, whole genome shotgun sequence.
CCTGCTGGGACAACAGCACATGTACCTTTTCCTGGAGAACTGCTGGTCTATCTCCTCCAGGGACTGTCCTTTTGTTTCCGGCACAAAAAGGTAAATGAATACAACAGCCATCACTCCCACCAGCCCATAGAGAAGAAACATCCAAGAGAACCCAATGGCATCTGCAGAGATTTAAATGTGTGAATGTAGAGGATGGGTGTGAACCACCCCCTGTGAGGGTACAAAGGAAACTGGTTGCTCTGAGGGGGTCATTGGTGCCTGACAGGGGCACCTTCAAGAGGACTGGGAAACTTCTTATCTGCAAGGCCTGGCCTAGGAATTGGCAAAGAGAAAGGCTGCTGCATGCCAGGCTTTGCCAGCTCCGGGGGAAGAAGGCAGGGGcggtgcagggccagcagtgcctgctgAGAAGGCGGTGAAGCTGCCGGGATGGAAGCTGCAGACTCTGTTTCCCGATACTGTGGTGCTACAGTGCAGCCCAGTGGGCAATGGGTGATTTTTATAAACGAGTGACAGAGAGGCTCTGaccagagctgctggtgcctgGCTTTCCTGCTCTCAGGGGCAACGGGGTCACATCTATTCCAGCCTCAAGTCCTCCGGGTTCAGAATGCCACTTAATCTCCAAATGGCTCGTGGTGGCCACCTTCCCTAACCAGCTGTGGGAggtggagggaggggaaggggctaCTTACCAATAAGGTCCAGGAAGGAGAGGCTGATCAGTAAATTAGCAGCCCAGTTAAAGCTGTTACAGAAAGCAAAGGCTCTTCCTCTTATCCCAGCAGGGTAAATCTCACTCAGGACCAGCCAGGTCACTGCACAGATTAGAGAGATCACAAAGACAGTGCGGAGTTAAGCAATTTGTTTGGGAAATGGGCAAGGGAGATTTCAGCAGGGGGTTTAAACTCTGGCTTcacccagcacctgctgctggtggtgtcAAACATTCATCGATCTCAGAGACAGATCACAGCAGAACACTTCAAACCTCCTGTGTTCAAGGCTTCATGGAGGAATGAAATAGCAATAAACAGGCccagggaagaaagaagaaagcaggGTAGCTGGTCATTCCATTCACAGGATATGAAGAGATCTGACAGGCCTGCTGTCAGGTCATGCTCTTtataaagaaatgagaaaagggTGGAATTAGGGAGACAACATTGCATTTGGGCTAAAATCAGAGTTAAAGCAATATATATCTTTAAGTCTCTCTTATCCTGGGGttattttgtttgaaataaaTTGCAGGGTGTCTGTCAAACCCATGCGACTTGCCCACTTAACATTCTTTTCTTGAGTTAAATGCTGTTTTTTGCCATCAAGGCATTTAAATGACAGAATACTGTAGAACTCACATGGAAGCAAGAACTAATCTTTAATCTCAtctgatgaaaaataaataataataaatagaataaaaaataccCCAATTGATATTGAGAAACTTCAAAATAGGTTCAACTTGCAGTTCTTCACTGACTTTCATAATCCCACAGCAAAGCCCCTCAGTCCCTTTGTCCTCAGCCCTGTATTTTCCTCCCCACCCAGGTGAAAGGAAGATTTTGTAGGGCTTGTAGGATGATCTGATTTTCCACCgaacttcagagaaaaaaaaagctttacaaaATTAGTGAATAGCATAGAAGAGAAAGTTACTCTAGTGCTGTAGCTGACAGAGCTGCAGTGCTAGAAAATGATTcagggggcaggaggggacatATTTCCAGTTCCCAGACACtcagctgctcagcacagcagatACATAAGGAATGGTTCAAGCAGACAGCTTGCAGATCAGCCCTAGTTTTATTCTCTGGGTTAGTACAAGGATAAACACCACACTTACTTGGCCCAAATCCAATTGAGAAGGCACTCACAAAAGCCATCATGCTCAGCAGTGTAATCCAATTTAAGACTGTATGCTGTGCCCAGGGAGCAGGACCGAGAGGAGGGCCTGTGCTTTCCAGCATTCCTTTCTTGGACTGACCCACCAAGTCCCTTTTCTGAGCAAGGGAAGAATTAGGAACAACCTCTTTGCTTTGAATGCTGGCAAAAACGTTTGTAAGGCTCCTTGTGGCAGCAAAACCGGGGCCTGCCTGATTTTTGACAGCACCTGCCGCTGGTGGGACGGGTGACACCGCAGACTGGGGGAGCACAGGTGCCAGGGGGTGCTGGCTGAGGCTGTGGGATGCATTGGGACCTGTGGCAGCTTTGCAgtccctggccatggccagCGGAGCCATGCGGCTGGTGAGGCCGATGGTGGTGACGGAGAAGGCCATCACCACACAGCCAGCCATGAGCAGCACTCTCCTGCCTGCCTTGTCTGCCAAGGCCATGGCCACCAGCGTGGCCACCACCTTTATTGCTCCCAGCCCGACTGAGGCCAGGATCGCCGAGGAGTTGCTCTGGAACCCCACCGAGTGGAAGATTTTGGAGGCATAGCCCAGCACATTGGGCTGCCCAGTGAACTGCTGGAAGAGCACCAGTCCCAGGCCCACCAGAGTCCGCCTTCTCATGTTGTCTCTGGTCCTGAAAAGATCAAGAAATGAGTAATGCCTCTCCTGACAGGGCTCCCgcttggctgctgctctgtcctCGGTGTCCTGCAATGGGATGAGGCCCTTCTGGCAGTCTGAGTCCCATGAGCTTAATTTAACAGGGTTCACTGGGAGAAAGAGGATGCTGAGGAACTGCATGGCCGTCGGGGCAATGGCCAGTCCAAACATGTACCTCCACCCCTCATCCACATCTGCAAAGATGTAATTCAGTGCATAGGACAGCAGGATGCCCACGGTGATTCCCGCCTCGTAGAGAGACACCAGCAGCCCTCGCTGGTGAGCAGCCACCATCTCTGAGACGTAGATGCAGCAGGCCATGGATGAGACAGAGATGGCAAAGCCCACGGTCATGCGCCCGATGACCAGCACGGTGAATGACCTCGCCAGAGTGAGGGTGAGGCTGCCCACCAAGAGGACCAAGTTGCTGACCAGGATCGCTCTCCTCCGGCCATGGCGGTCGATGAGGATCCCCCCAGCCAGGGAGGCGAGGAGTGCTCCGATAAGGACGGCGCTCACCAGAACTTCTTGCTTgaagcagctgagctggaaatctgtctgcagctgcagcaatgCTCCAGAGATTATCCCCAGCTCATATCCAAATATCAGCCCGCCTAGGAGAGACACTGTTGCAGACAAGAGGAGGACCAGCAGTGTACGACCTGGAAGACAAGCAAGCAGAGCTAGGTTCAGTTTTCTGATACTGTAAGACAAGCTATCAGCATGCACAGGCTGGAAAAAGCTCTCCCAGGACACCAAAGCTACACTTTGTAGCTTCCCATCTACAAATTCATGGTGTGGAATTCGCCCATAGGTCACTAGGTCACGTGTATAGAGGCACTTGCAGACAGTCACACAACCACCAGACTTCCACTAACTAACTGCAGGGGTACTCATTTGGGGTGCAGAACTTTGAAATCAGGACTTTTTAACAGAGTTAAGGCTTGTTTTTAAGTGCAGGACAGTGATTTGTAGTTCCTGGAGTTGTACAGTGGGATCCTCTGTGGTATCTCTTGATTGTAATTACAAAATTTGTTCTGAGCAGGAAATGCAGCTTCTGCTTTCTGGTTCTGAACTGTTCTGCATTATCATTTTCACATTTCAGTGCATGCTCTCCCTGCAGGTTTTCCATTCTCACTTCCTATCTTGCCATTAAAAGCCCTGCTaacaaaagtttatttttccttcattttctcctttagTTAATCTTGTACTCTCAGCATGACTTTGTGGGCTGGCCCTGATTTCTTCATCTCTCCTTCTGCagcccacagctcccaggatcTCCAAGTCAATCGCAGCCTCCTCAGGCTGGTCCAGGACCACAGGACAACCTTCATTGTGAGCTGAAACTGTTGTCACTCTCAAATACAAGAAGAGACTCTTTGACCTTACCCTTCCCACAGCGCTGAGTGTGCCAGCTTCCTAAGGACGTGAGCTTAGCTAAAATAAGACAAAAACAGCACCAAAAGCAACTCAAACCAACTTGCCCCAAAGAACCCCACAAAACCAAGGTGCTGGCTGCACAAGCTTCTCACCATGGGGAGGGGATGAAAGGGTGACCACGTGTGAGCCATGAGCAGGGTTAGACCAGCAGGGATTGCACTGGGCAAGAGCCAGCACTGATGTGGGGACCTCTGGGAACAGAAGGGACAGTGACCTCCCCTCCAGTTACACTTTTGAAGCATAGGTAAAGTTCACTAGTTCTGGCGTTTGTGCTGTTCTGCAGCATGTAATACTACCTGCATTCTTCTGTTTAATTAGAAATACTCACAATTTTGGTAGACTGTACATGGAAAAAATGTGGGCACAACCACCAGACTGGAAACTTTTCTCACCCTGCTGAAGGACTTTTTTCCTGTCACAAGCTGTGTTTAATGGGAAGTGTCTCTGCTTGGCCTTTAATTACAGCT
It includes:
- the SLC2A10 gene encoding solute carrier family 2, facilitated glucose transporter member 10 codes for the protein MGRTLLVLLLSATVSLLGGLIFGYELGIISGALLQLQTDFQLSCFKQEVLVSAVLIGALLASLAGGILIDRHGRRRAILVSNLVLLVGSLTLTLARSFTVLVIGRMTVGFAISVSSMACCIYVSEMVAAHQRGLLVSLYEAGITVGILLSYALNYIFADVDEGWRYMFGLAIAPTAMQFLSILFLPVNPVKLSSWDSDCQKGLIPLQDTEDRAAAKREPCQERHYSFLDLFRTRDNMRRRTLVGLGLVLFQQFTGQPNVLGYASKIFHSVGFQSNSSAILASVGLGAIKVVATLVAMALADKAGRRVLLMAGCVVMAFSVTTIGLTSRMAPLAMARDCKAATGPNASHSLSQHPLAPVLPQSAVSPVPPAAGAVKNQAGPGFAATRSLTNVFASIQSKEVVPNSSLAQKRDLVGQSKKGMLESTGPPLGPAPWAQHTVLNWITLLSMMAFVSAFSIGFGPMTWLVLSEIYPAGIRGRAFAFCNSFNWAANLLISLSFLDLIDAIGFSWMFLLYGLVGVMAVVFIYLFVPETKGQSLEEIDQQFSRKRVWEGNVFKQRRGRGASCTHAQYQRVEHASSM